One Rhododendron vialii isolate Sample 1 chromosome 2a, ASM3025357v1 genomic region harbors:
- the LOC131317638 gene encoding COBRA-like protein 7, translating to MTRRLLFLPLLLLSLLSTTTAAPTTSTAAPAPAPPASDSCNGIFLSYLYNGGVQLHPTLKSHPTQQPYSFKSTLTILNNGLDPLKSWMVFVGFQHGEYLVSASNAVLANGNSIPGSVANGTVFAGYPSTDLMTAIQTAGDTTQTSAQIDLVGTQFGVGSPDVPMPTNITLANDGWLCPAPTMQGTSQMQVCCTEDPTLKNNITTADEFLPRQNGDLTIMYDVINTYDSNYLAQVTISNNNPLGRLDNWKLSWDWMREEFIYAMKGAYPEVLDTTECLYGKQGVYYQNLDFSTVLNCQTRPTIVDLPPNLVNNTNLGSIPFCCRNGTILPPSMDPSKSTSVFQINVYKMPPDLNRSELTPPQNWQINGTLNPNYQCGPPLQVSPSLFPDPNGSPSDKTAFASWQVVCNITEPKGVKPKCCVSFSAYYNESIIPCNTCACGCPSPSSTTCSATAPALLLPAQAILVPFDNRTALANAWAELNHFATPNPLPCGDNCGVSINWHLYTDYTKGWTARITIFNWDGEPFVDWFTAVELDKAAPGFEKVYSFNGTKLSGVDNNTIFMQGLPGLNYLVAETPGADPQKDPSVPGKQQSVISFTKKQTPGINVVGGDGFPSKVYFNGDECSLPTVLPSGSAYGKGSNISISVLLAVVVAFLLMQW from the exons ATGACTCGCCGTCTCCtcttcctccccctcctcctcctctctctcctctccaccaccaccgccgccccAACCACATCCACCGCCGCCCCAGCGCCGGCACCGCCGGCCTCCGACTCCTGCAACGGCATATTCCTCTCCTACCTCTACAACGGCGGCGTCCAGCTCCACCCGACCCTAAAATCCCACCCGACCCAACAACCCTACAGCTTCAAATCCACCCTAACCATACTCAACAACGGCCTCGACCCTTTGAAATCGTGGATGGTATTCGTGGGGTTTCAGCACGGCGAGTACTTGGTCTCTGCTTCCAATGCTGTCTTAGCCAACGGGAATAGCATACCTGGGTCTGTAGCAAACGGCACCGTTTTCGCCGGGTACCCGAGTACTGATCTGATGACTGCTATTCAGACGGCTGGGGACACCACCCAGACGTCGGCCCAGATTGATCTGGTGGGTACCCAGTTCGGTGTCGGGTCGCCCGATGTCCCTATGCCTACTAATATCACGCTTGCTAATGATGGCTGGCTTTGTCCCGCACCAACTATGcaag GGACAAGTCAAATGCAAGTATGCTGTACTGAAGACCCAACCTTGAAAAATAATATCACCACAGCTGATGAATTTCTGCCACGCCAAAATGGTGATCTTACGATAATGTATGATGTGATCAATACATATGACTCAAATTACTTGGCTCAGGTCACAATCTCAAACAATAATCCCCTTGGCCGCCTTGATAACTGGAAATTAAGTTGGGATTGGATGAGAGAGGAGTTCATTTATGCCATGAAAGGTGCTTATCCTGAAGTTCTTGATACGACAGAGTGCCTCTATGGTAAACAAGGTGTATACTACCAGAACTTGGACTTTTCAACTGTATTGAATTGTCAAACAAGGCCAACTATAGTCGACCTCCCTCCAAATTTGGTCAACAATACTAACTTAGGATCAATACCCTTTTGTTGCCGAAACGGTACAATCTTGCCTCCGTCGATGGACCCGAGCAAATCCACTTCTGTTTTCCAGATCAACGTATACAAAATGCCGCCGGATCTCAACCGCTCTGAGCTCACCCCACCCCAGAACTGGCAGATCAATGGCACCCTTAACCCAAATTACCAATGTGGGCCCCCATTACAGGTGAGCCCTAGCCTGTTCCCAGACCCCAATGGGTCCCCATCAGATAAAACTGCATTTGCCAGCTGGCAGGTGGTTTGTAATATCACAGAGCCTAAGGGAGTGAAGCCCAAATGTTGCGTCTCATTTTCTGCTTATTACAATGAATCCATAATCCCTTGCAATACATGTGCTTGTGGGTGTCCTAGTCCTTCCAGTACTACTTGTAGTGCTACTGCTCCAGCTCTTCTTCTTCCAGCTCAGGCAATTCTTGTACCTTTTGATAATCGGACCGCTCTCGCAAATGCTTGGGCCGAGCTCAACCATTTTGCAACGCCCAACCCATTACCCTGTGGAGATAACTGTGGTGTGAGCATCAATTGGCATTTGTACACAGACTACACTAAGGGATGGACCGCAAGGATCACGATCTTCAATTGGGATGGCGAGCCGTTTGTTGATTGGTTCACCGCGGTGGAATTGGACAAGGCAGCCCCTGGTTTCGAAAAGGTGTATTCATTTAACGGGACTAAGTTAAGTGGTGTTGACAATAATACGATATTCATGCAGGGGCTTCCAGGGCTGAACTATCTCGTGGCAGAAACGCCCGGAGCGGATCCACAGAAGGATCCTAGCGTCCCCGGTAAGCAACAGTCTGTGATTTCATTTACGAAGAAACAGACCCCTGGAATCAATGTGGTCGGTGGGGATGGGTTCCCCTCTAAAGTATATTTCAATGGGGACGAATGCTCGCTTCCTACAGTACTTCCGTCAGGTAGTGCTTATGGGAAGGGGTCAAATATTAGCATTTCGGTGCTCCTAGCAGTCGTAGTAGCATTCTTGTTAATGCAGTGGTAG
- the LOC131317639 gene encoding GATA transcription factor 16, protein MVDLSDKGSESEEMNSSSSTSTDKGSTEGNQIKTCVDCGTSKTPLWRGGPSGPKSLCNACGIRSRKKRRALLGQNKTEDKKSKKNEGNNHNRKLGESIKRKLLALGKEAMWRRSTVEKLRRKLGEEEQAAVLLMALSCGSVYA, encoded by the exons ATGGTGGATCTGAGTGACAAA GGATCAGAGTCGGAAGAAAtgaacagcagcagcagcacatCCACAGATAAGGGTTCGACGGAAGGGAACCAGATTAAGACCTGCGTTGATTGTGGGACTTCGAAGACTCCCCTCTGGAGAGGTGGCCCATCTGGCCCTAAG TCACTGTGCAATGCGTGTGGGATCAGAAGCAGGAAGAAGAGAAGGGCACTGTTGGGTCAGAACAAAACAGAGGATAAGAAATCGAAGAAAAACGAGGGGAATAATCACAACAGAAAATTGGGGGAATCGATAAAGAGGAAGCTGTTGGCGTTGGGGAAAGAGGCGATGTGGCGGAGATCTACGGTGGAGAAGCTGAGGAGGAAGCTGGGAGAAGAAGAGCAAGCGGCTGTACTGTTGATGGCTCTGTCTTGTGGCTCTGTTTATGcttaa